In the Eremothecium cymbalariae DBVPG#7215 chromosome 7, complete sequence genome, one interval contains:
- a CDS encoding transcription activator GCR1-like domain-containing protein (similar to Ashbya gossypii AER235C), translating to MNMNLDDIIESFKSRVNRLSQDWDTLISTSLNTPEEELKLLKAKLDLVQEQNSAIIVDLDQIKKVLNLDDDASNNVFTLLNTAGDGLSDAATSALAANEMVAAAISEHHGQVHHHHHHHHPHHHQPPNTPQSETSSNSNHATAGLDIASLAFDQDIQALKRRRTSSECSTGVSIAKVGIEEDEEDVVTIQKDRNAAALGHLQQRQPHRHISTRRALPASHLQEIEDYELQMIDSPKDVNELYREFDTSLKLQIMEFEKRYGKGQLSRIPKIRTYQRRRALVSEIDRYARFTNKSTEEAIQFFDTIRVEKNKTVAWLYNNLGKILAEYNIV from the coding sequence ATGAATATGAACTTAGATGACATAATagaatctttcaaatccaGAGTGAATCGATTGTCTCAAGATTGGGATACGCTAATATCCACAAGTTTGAATACTCCGGAGGAGGAATTGAAGTTGTTAAAGGCGAAATTAGATCTAGTGCAAGAACAGAACTCTGCTATTATAGTTGATCTCGATCAAATCAAGaaagttttgaatttagatgatgatgcttCTAATAATGTGTTTACGCTATTGAATACAGCGGGAGATGGTTTAAGCGATGCGGCGACAAGCGCGCTAGCGGCGAATGAGATGGTTGCGGCAGCTATTAGTGAGCATCACGGACAGGtgcaccaccaccaccaccaccaccacccGCACCATCACCAGCCACCCAATACACCTCAGAGTGAAACTTCATCGAACTCCAATCACGCGACAGCAGGGTTAGATATTGCTAGTTTGGCCTTTGATCAAGATATCCAGGCGCTAAAAAGACGAAGGACATCTTCCGAGTGCAGCACGGGGGTCTCCATCGCAAAGGTGGGAATCGAGGAAGACGAAGAGGATGTTGTTACTATTCAAAAGGACAGaaatgctgctgctttgGGACATCTACAACAGCGGCAACCACATAGACACATCTCCACACGCCGCGCGTTGCCGGCCTCCCATTTGCAAGAGATTGAAGACTATGAGTTGCAGATGATCGATTCCCCCAAGGACGTCAACGAATTGTACCGTGAATTTGACACCAGTTTAAAATTACAAATAATGGAGTTTGAAAAGAGGTACGGTAAGGGGCAACTTTCTAGAATACCAAAAATTAGAACCTATCAAAGAAGGCGTGCTTTGGTAAGCGAAATTGATAGATACGCAAGGTTCACTAATAAGTCAACTGAAGAAGCAATCCAGTTCTTCGACACCATACGGGTGGAGAAAAATAAGACCGTGGCCTGGTTGTATAATAACTTGGGTAAAATCTTGGCTGAATATAACATCGTGTGA
- the BRE2 gene encoding Bre2p (similar to Ashbya gossypii AER231W), which yields MSVPVIPYQVSDFVYQDEVSTRPSWPIFDSSHTSKDQEFVTTEDIPLNRRHFLYQPCSPNPLLSQLKYVTSEYPYSHAGINTMDRSDMLAVGKNSNDVVSVIETCGWRSGRCDVPIKEGVAYWEVELVEGGYPGVIDDQDDDDKRHHLQMLHSTPHVRFGVCRRESSLEAPVGCDTYGYGIRDNNMECLHNGKLSQVLLPTKLKPGDNIGFLLKLPSFQEQYDQAMAYTERMIEVLSAGNGNNGTSKKRMRNMNMEFKKSLLLNHDPKNIVRDQIAIRYKNQLFFESADFIKTNKSEYVNLENQDDKDFFSLKGSSLTVYLNGEKLGKAFENLQPYLPPFSELHYNEKFYMNHWKNHMDSIPKMGGSSQRNGILKNKYTNNGKLGYYPTISCFNGGIARIITQKSELKYYDSITDEFDTVIHTIDELYKQQIADDIVWDLVDEIEAEAVCATLQKEANL from the coding sequence ATGAGCGTTCCTGTGATTCCATATCAGGTGTCTGATTTTGTTTATCAAGATGAAGTTTCCACTCGTCCTTCGTGGCCGATATTCGATTCATCTCATACTTCAAAAGATCAAGAATTTGTTACTACAGAGGATATACCTTTAAACAGAAGACATTTTTTGTACCAACCTTGTTCACCAAATCCTTTACTGTCtcaattaaaatatgttACTAGTGAATATCCGTATAGTCATGCGGGAATCAATACAATGGATAGGTCGGATATGTTAGCGGTCGGTAAGAACTCAAATGATGTAGTCAGCGTTATTGAAACTTGTGGGTGGAGGAGCGGGCGCTGTGATGTACCTATTAAGGAGGGTGTAGCATATTGGGAAGTTGAGTTAGTGGAAGGCGGCTACCCTGGGGTTATCGATGATCAAGACGATGATGACAAAAGGCACCATCTGCAGATGTTGCATTCTACACCTCATGTACGATTTGGTGTTTGCAGGAGAGAATCATCTTTGGAGGCACCAGTTGGCTGTGATACCTATGGATATGGGATTagagataataatatgGAGTGTTTGCATAATGGTAAGTTAAGCCAGGTTTTATTGCCAACTAAATTGAAGCCTGGGGATAACATTGGGTTCCTGTTGAAACTGCCTAGTTTTCAGGAACAATATGACCAAGCAATGGCATATACAGAAAGGATGATTGAGGTGTTGTCGGCCGGAAATGGGAATAATGGGACTTCGAAGAAACGAATGAGAAATATGAACATGGAATTTAAAAAGAGCCTCTTACTCAATCACGATCCCAAAAATATTGTACGTGATCAAATTGCCATTCGTTACAagaatcaacttttttttgaatcGGCAGATTTCATTAAAACCAATAAGTCAGAATATGtcaatttggaaaatcaAGATGACAAAGATTTCTTCAGTTTGAAGGGATCTTCTTTAACTGTTTATTTAAATGGTGAAAAACTTGGAAAGGCTTTTGAGAATTTGCAACCGTACTTACCACCATTCAGTGAATTACACTACAATGAAAAGTTCTATATGAATCATTGGAAGAACCACATGGActcaattccaaaaatgggTGGTAGCAGTCAACGTAATGGGATActgaaaaataaatatacGAACAACGGTAAGCTAGGATATTATCCGACTATAAGTTGCTTCAACGGCGGCATTGCTCGTATTATTACCCAGAAATCCGAACTAAAATACTATGATTCTATTACTGATGAGTTTGATACTGTTATACACACAATTGACGAACTTTACAAACAGCAAATTGCAGATGATATTGTTTGGGatcttgttgatgaaatcGAAGCTGAAGCAGTGTGTGCTACTCTGCAAAAAGAAGCTAATTTGTAA
- the RRM3 gene encoding DNA helicase (similar to Ashbya gossypii AER233C) produces the protein MLVESMYRISGGNTGSECSKDEANRVRKKKPKLKQGTLGFLYRAKDKSSGSGDGANCSGAIERKVLAGKRDDNGVRTVHSSLLRNFVLQNQGSFDEDSEDGVGMILPEKPVQNFKNLADKRSFRDAEGQLVGTVADGDECVNNKPAASTVVDLTRDEKIVGEGTDLQPQQLPVARKLAGISDMDHASVAHKQASVAGAGYFPVSTTRRLKMFHKKQSSSTSNSSEQKRGALKLTKEQVMVMDLILKERLNVFYTGSAGTGKSILLRELVKALRAKYGASAVAVTASTGLAAVSIGGTTVNRFSGIGIGAGVLDKLVERAKKKKEVFERWKRTRVLIIDEISMIDGRFLDKLDYVARSLRKNADVPFGGIQLVFTGDFFQLPPVSDRNPNSPKPLFCFESKAWQQGIQKTICLQRIFRQKDNDLIDLLNAIRFGEVTPQLTALVRTFEREVHYPDGIEPTELFPTRKEVDTANKRRLERLPGFEVTYEALDSGDVEKKFSSYFDAIIAERTLVLKENTQVMMLKNKDDTLVNGTVGRVLFFTTANLWNFIQRDHINMLDNAEFVMDMKLVCKAIGVPENCRPLQLQQEINSRPILTKSYLHQYLTLAQRESSDLLYPLVRFSVSNKYRYELIQREEFLVDLPINGHGVGEGSRHQIPLVPCWALSIHKAQGQTIDRLKVDLRRIFEAGQVYVALSRAVSKDQLQIVNFNPKRIKADPKVKQFYQNLITTPP, from the coding sequence ATGCTGGTAGAGAGTATGTACAGGATTTCTGGAGGGAATACAGGTTCGGAATGCTCGAAGGATGAAGCAAATAGAGTTAGGAAGAAAAAGCCGAAGTTGAAGCAGGGAACACTTGGATTCTTATATCGGGCTAAGGATAAGAGCAGTGGTAGTGGGGATGGTGCTAATTGCAGTGGAGCAATTGAGCGTAAGGTGCTTGCGGGGAAGAGGGATGATAATGGTGTTCGAACTGTACATTCTTCATTATTGAGAAATTTTGTGTTACAGAATCAAGGttcttttgatgaagattcGGAGGATGGTGTTGGTATGATATTACCGGAGAAGCCCGTTCAGAATTTCAAGAATTTGGCAGATAAGCGGTCATTTCGTGATGCCGAAGGGCAGTTGGTTGGTACTGTGGCAGATGGTGACGAATGTGTTAATAATAAGCCAGCTGCTAGTACTGTGGTAGATCTTACTAGAGATGAAAAGATAGTGGGGGAAGGTACAGATTTGCAGCCGCAGCAACTGCCGGTTGCAAGGAAGTTAGCAGGGATATCTGATATGGATCATGCATCTGTGGCTCACAAACAAGCTTCTGTAGCAGGAGCTGGTTACTTTCCCGTATCGACGACTAGGAGACTCAAGATGTTTCATAAAAAACAGTCTTCATCCACGTCCAATTCTAGTGAACAAAAACGTGGAGCTCTAAAGTTAACTAAGGAACAAGTCATGGTGATGGACTTAATCCTGAAAGAGAGACTGAATGTTTTTTACACAGGGAGTGCGGGTACAGGAAAATCTATTTTGCTTCGTGAACTGGTTAAAGCTCTGAGGGCTAAGTATGGTGCTTCCGCTGTGGCTGTGACTGCTTCTACCGGTCTTGCAGCAGTGAGTATTGGGGGTACTACCGTTAATAGATTTTCAGGCATTGGAATTGGTGCTGGAGTGCTAGATAAACTTGTTGAGCGTgcgaagaagaagaaggaggtGTTTGAAAGATGGAAGCGGACTCGAGTACTAATAATTGATGAGATATCCATGATTGATGGGAGGTTTTTGGACAAGTTAGATTATGTAGCTCGAAGCTTAAGAAAAAATGCTGATGTGCCGTTTGGTGGGATTCAATTAGTATTCACGGGAGACTTCTTTCAACTACCGCCTGTATCAGATCGGAATCCCAATTCTCCTAAACCGCTGTTCTGCTTCGAAAGCAAAGCGTGGCAGCAGGGGATTCAGAAAACCATATGCTTACAGCGTATATTCAGACAAAAAGATAACGACTTAATCGACCTACTAAATGCGATAAGGTTTGGCGAAGTAACACCTCAATTGACTGCCCTTGTGCGGACATTTGAAAGGGAGGTTCACTATCCAGATGGAATTGAGCCCACGGAGCTGTTCCCTACCAGAAAAGAGGTGGACACGGCTAATAAACGGAGGTTAGAAAGACTGCCTGGATTTGAGGTGACTTATGAAGCACTGGACTCCGGggatgttgaaaagaaattcTCTTCATATTTCGACGCCATCATAGCAGAACGTACCCTTGTACTAAAAGAGAATACCCAAGttatgatgttgaaaaacaAAGACGACACCTTGGTCAATGGGACTGTAGGTAGAGTCCTCTTCTTTACCACTGCAAACCTGTGGAACTTCATACAACGCGACCACATAAATATGTTAGATAATGCTGAGTTTGTCATGGATATGAAGTTGGTTTGTAAAGCCATTGGCGTTCCGGAAAATTGCCGTCCATTGCAGTTACAACAGGAGATTAACAGCCGTCCAATCCTCACAAAATCATACTTGCATCAATATCTTACCTTGGCACAGAGGGAATCCTCTGATTTGCTTTACCCGCTAGTTAGATTCTCCGTATCGAACAAATACCGCTATGAACTCATCCAAAGAGAAGAGTTCCTCGTCGACTTACCCATCAATGGCCACGGAGTAGGCGAAGGGTCGAGACACCAAATACCTCTTGTTCCTTGCTGGGCGTTATCCATCCATAAGGCCCAAGGTCAAACAATAGATAGACTAAAAGTTGACTTGAGGCGCATCTTCGAAGCCGGTCAAGTATATGTTGCGTTATCAAGAGCAGTATCAAAAGATCAGCTGCAGATTGTCAATTTCAAcccaaaaagaataaaagcAGATCCAAAGGTAAAgcaattttatcaaaacCTGATTACTACTCCCCCATAA
- the KDX1 gene encoding putative protein kinase KDX1 (similar to Ashbya gossypii AER232C), producing the protein MKMSNTIERHTFKVFNQDFTVDKRFQLIKEIGYGAYGIVCSARFMESVEDTTVAIKKVTNVFSKTLLCKRSLRELKLLRHFRGHKNITCLYDMDIVLQADGTFNGLYLYEELMECDMHQIIKSGQPLTDAHHQSFVYQILCGLKYIHSADVLHRDLKPGNLLVNADCQLKICDFGLARGYSENPVENNQFLTEYVATRWYRAPEIMLSYQGYTRAIDVWSCGCVLAELLGGKPIFKGKDYVDQLNRILQVLGTPPEETLKRIGSKNVQDYIHQLGFIPKVPFHKLYPNANPQAADLLERMLAFDPKTRITVDEALEHPYLSIWHDPSDEPVCNKKFDFGFESVNEMEQLKQMVIEEVNDFRMFVRQPILDSSPADQQPSASQQGIQQIPMENSISDNSKSFDDQDFAQQMISSQSPTLIHDSFIGIHSENLPEHNTDFPPRPQENMLASPMGFSGGNGNHSGTEFGDFLDLERELEFGLDRKI; encoded by the coding sequence atgaagatgtcTAACACTATAGAACGTCATACGTTTAAGGTGTTTAATCAGGACTTTACGGTAGACAAGAGGTTCCAgttaataaaagaaattggGTATGGTGCGTATGGTATTGTATGCTCTGCGAGGTTTATGGAATCCGTTGAGGATACGACGGTTGCAATAAAGAAGGTTACTAATGTTTTTTCGAAGACGTTGTTATGCAAGAGGTCATTGCGGGAGTTGAAGTTGTTAAGACATTTCCGTGGGCATAAGAACATTACATGCCTGTATGATATGGATATTGTTTTGCAAGCAGATGGGACGTTTAATGGGTTATATCTCTATGAGGAGCTTATGGAGTGTGACATGCATCAGATTATTAAGTCTGGGCAACCGTTGACTGATGCGCACCATCAGAGTTTTgtatatcaaattctttgTGGGctgaaatatattcattctGCAGATGTTTTACACAGGGACTTGAAACCTGGGAATTTGCTTGTGAATGCAGATTGTCAGTTGAAGATTTGCGATTTTGGTCTGGCGCGAGGTTATAGTGAGAATCCTGTAGAGAATAACCAGTTTTTAACGGAATATGTTGCAACAAGATGGTACCGTGCACCTGAGATTATGTTAAGTTATCAGGGCTATACAAGAGCTATAGATGTTTGGTCATGTGGATGTGTCCTAGCAGAACTTTTAGGGGGCAAACCGATCTTTAAGGGTAAGGACTATGTAGATCAACTGAACAGAATTTTACAAGTTTTAGGCACTCCGCCGGAGGAAACTTTGAAACGAATTGGTTCTAAGAATGTGCAAGATTATATTCACCAGTTGGGATTTATTCCGAAGGTGCCATTTCACAAGTTGTACCCTAATGCTAACCCACAGGCGGCAGATTTGTTGGAACGTATGCTCGCTTTTGACCCAAAGACGAGGATTACCGTCGACGAGGCATTAGAACACCCCTATTTGTCTATCTGGCACGACCCTAGTGATGAGCCAGTATGTAACAAAAAGTTTGATTTCGGCTTTGAAAGTGTAAACGAAATGGAGCAATTGAAACAAATGGTTATAGAAGAGGTCAACGACTTTAGGATGTTCGTTAGACAGCCTATATTGGATAGTTCTCCTGCTGATCAGCAACCAAGCGCTTCTCAACAAGGTATTCAACAAATACCGAtggaaaattcaatttcCGATAATAGTAAATCGTTTGACGACCAAGATTTTGCTCAACAGATGATTTCTTCACAATCACCCACATTAATTCACGACTCATTCATTGGAATTCATTCAGAAAACCTGCCCGAGCATAACACAGACTTCCCACCAAGGCCTCAAGAGAACATGTTGGCATCGCCTATGGGTTTTTCAGGTGGTAATGGTAATCATAGCGGCACTGAATTCGGCGACTTTTTGGATCTGGAAAGGGAATTAGAATTCGGTTTGGATAGAAAAATTTGA